The following are from one region of the Etheostoma spectabile isolate EspeVRDwgs_2016 chromosome 2, UIUC_Espe_1.0, whole genome shotgun sequence genome:
- the ppm1kb gene encoding protein phosphatase Mn(2+)-dependent 1K isoform X2: MSAACFARLARCSGSLHVGRSGLLQMAIAPVSFQQDSHLQFTIFRRQLYSPSGKLHSNTRFDADSSGNPTTWDSFGIWDNRIDEPILLPSSIRYGKPIPKVNLSRVGCASLIGQRKENEDRFQVSQLSDSLLYFAVFDGHGGPEAADFCEKYMEKYIKDLVAEESNLEVVLTKAFLEIDKALARHLHFSPNVPGMNVGSTSTVALLRDGIELVVGSVGDSRAMLCRKGKALKLTVDHTPERRDEKERIKRSGGFITWNSLGQSNVNGRLAMTRSIGDFDLKNTGVIAEPETKRVSLHHAHDSFLALTTDGINFIMNSQEICNVINQCHDPKEAAQRISDQALQYGSEDNSTIIVVPFGAWGKHKSSDTSFSFSRSVVSSGRWA, encoded by the exons ATGTCAGCTGCCTGCTTTGCGCGCCTGGCAAGGTGCAGTGGTAGTCTTCATGTGGGACGTAGTGGTCTTTTACAGATGGCCATAGCCCCTGTCTCATTCCAGCAGGACAGCCACCTCCAGTTCACAATCTTCCGAAGACAACTTTACAGCCCTTCAGGAAAACTACACAGCAACACGCGCTTTGATGCAGATAGCAGTGGCAATCCCACTACTTGGGATTCATTTGGCATCTGGGACAATCGTATTGATGAGCCCATTCTGCTGCCTTCCAGCATTCGCTATGGCAAGCCCATTCCCAAAGTTAACTTATCAAGGGTAGGCTGTGCCTCGCTCATTGGTCAACGCAAGGAAAATGAAGACCGCTTCCAGGTCTCCCAATTGAGTGACAGCCTCCTCTACTTTGCTGTGTTTGATGGGCACGGAGGGCCAGAAGCAGCTGACTTTTGTGAAAAATACATGGAGAAATATATCAA GGACCTTGTGGCAGAGGAGTCCAATCTGGAAGTAGTTTTAACCAAGGCATTCCTTGAAATAGACAAAGCTCTTGCAAGGCACCTGCATTTTTCTCCAAATG TACCCGGGATGAATGTAGGAAGCACGTCCACTGTGGCCTTGCTGAGGGACGGCATTGAGCTGGTGGTGGGCAGTGTGGGTGACAGCCGTGCAATGCTGTGTCGCAAGGGCAAGGCCCTTAAACTCACTGTCGACCACACTCCTGAGAGGAGGGATGAGAAAGAGAG AATAAAGAGAAGTGGGGGTTTTATTACCTGGAATAGTCTGGGACAGTCAAACGTCAACGGCCGGTTGGCCATGACGCGCAGCATCGGAGACTTTGACTTGAAGAACACGGGGGTCATTGCTGAGCCGGAGACCAAGAGAGTATCT TTGCACCATGCTCACGACTCGTTCTTGGCGCTGACCACAGACGGTATCAACTTCATTATGAATAGCCAGGAAATCTGCAATGTCATAAACCAGTGCCACGACCCGAAGGAGGCAGCTCAGAGAATATCCGACCAG GCTCTTCAGTATGGTTCAGAGGACAACAGCACAATTATCGTGGTGCCCTTCGGTGCTTGGGGAAAGCACAAGAGCTCGGACACAAGTTTCTCCTTCAGCAGAAGTGTTGTCTCCAGTGGTCGCTGGGCGTAG
- the ppm1kb gene encoding protein phosphatase Mn(2+)-dependent 1K isoform X1, producing the protein MSAACFARLARCSGSLHVGRSGLLQMAIAPVSFQQDSHLQFTIFRRQLYSPSGKLHSNTRFDADSSGNPTTWDSFGIWDNRIDEPILLPSSIRYGKPIPKVNLSRVGCASLIGQRKENEDRFQVSQLSDSLLYFAVFDGHGGPEAADFCEKYMEKYIKDLVAEESNLEVVLTKAFLEIDKALARHLHFSPNGFDALDFPTDMTQALLVRVPGMNVGSTSTVALLRDGIELVVGSVGDSRAMLCRKGKALKLTVDHTPERRDEKERIKRSGGFITWNSLGQSNVNGRLAMTRSIGDFDLKNTGVIAEPETKRVSLHHAHDSFLALTTDGINFIMNSQEICNVINQCHDPKEAAQRISDQALQYGSEDNSTIIVVPFGAWGKHKSSDTSFSFSRSVVSSGRWA; encoded by the exons ATGTCAGCTGCCTGCTTTGCGCGCCTGGCAAGGTGCAGTGGTAGTCTTCATGTGGGACGTAGTGGTCTTTTACAGATGGCCATAGCCCCTGTCTCATTCCAGCAGGACAGCCACCTCCAGTTCACAATCTTCCGAAGACAACTTTACAGCCCTTCAGGAAAACTACACAGCAACACGCGCTTTGATGCAGATAGCAGTGGCAATCCCACTACTTGGGATTCATTTGGCATCTGGGACAATCGTATTGATGAGCCCATTCTGCTGCCTTCCAGCATTCGCTATGGCAAGCCCATTCCCAAAGTTAACTTATCAAGGGTAGGCTGTGCCTCGCTCATTGGTCAACGCAAGGAAAATGAAGACCGCTTCCAGGTCTCCCAATTGAGTGACAGCCTCCTCTACTTTGCTGTGTTTGATGGGCACGGAGGGCCAGAAGCAGCTGACTTTTGTGAAAAATACATGGAGAAATATATCAA GGACCTTGTGGCAGAGGAGTCCAATCTGGAAGTAGTTTTAACCAAGGCATTCCTTGAAATAGACAAAGCTCTTGCAAGGCACCTGCATTTTTCTCCAAATG GCTTTGACGCCTTGGATTTCCCAACTGACATGACCCAAGCACTTTTGGTTAGAG TACCCGGGATGAATGTAGGAAGCACGTCCACTGTGGCCTTGCTGAGGGACGGCATTGAGCTGGTGGTGGGCAGTGTGGGTGACAGCCGTGCAATGCTGTGTCGCAAGGGCAAGGCCCTTAAACTCACTGTCGACCACACTCCTGAGAGGAGGGATGAGAAAGAGAG AATAAAGAGAAGTGGGGGTTTTATTACCTGGAATAGTCTGGGACAGTCAAACGTCAACGGCCGGTTGGCCATGACGCGCAGCATCGGAGACTTTGACTTGAAGAACACGGGGGTCATTGCTGAGCCGGAGACCAAGAGAGTATCT TTGCACCATGCTCACGACTCGTTCTTGGCGCTGACCACAGACGGTATCAACTTCATTATGAATAGCCAGGAAATCTGCAATGTCATAAACCAGTGCCACGACCCGAAGGAGGCAGCTCAGAGAATATCCGACCAG GCTCTTCAGTATGGTTCAGAGGACAACAGCACAATTATCGTGGTGCCCTTCGGTGCTTGGGGAAAGCACAAGAGCTCGGACACAAGTTTCTCCTTCAGCAGAAGTGTTGTCTCCAGTGGTCGCTGGGCGTAG